A segment of the Chitinophagaceae bacterium genome:
TGGCAACGTTTACAGCGCCATGCTTTGGAACGATGCCGCCGAAGTTTCTAATAGTCAGTCTAATGCTGCGGAAACATGTAAAATATCTACCCTTGCAAATAAATGGAAGTGATTTGATGTCGAATTTTCAATGATTTTTCGACATGAGAGATTTTTTATGTCGAATTGATCAACATGAAAAATCCCATGTTTGCTATGCAACGGCCAATTTCTTTCTTGTATTCATCACACTTGCATTTTTAAAATGAGTATTCTCAGGAACAACTAATTTATACGGACGGTTAAACGCTTCCTGACTGATTTTGAAATGAGTTGCAAGTTTCCTAATGACTTCTTTTGAAAGACCCTTCTTGTAGTTGAGAATATCAGAAGCATAACCTTTGCTGATGTCTAAAATTTCAACAAGGTCTTTTGCTTTTAAA
Coding sequences within it:
- a CDS encoding transcriptional regulator, producing MTTLKYKVITSKMQYKEYSNALEELVFSGAKDRNTKDEIALLTLLIEKWDAEHNSFDELDPIQILHSLMEDHNLKAKDLVEILDISKGYASDILNYKKGLSKEVIRKLATHFKISQEAFNRPYKLVVPENTHFKNASVMNTRKKLAVA